In Alosa sapidissima isolate fAloSap1 chromosome 11, fAloSap1.pri, whole genome shotgun sequence, a single window of DNA contains:
- the spi1a gene encoding transcription factor PU.1a, whose amino-acid sequence MESYVITSPSEDLLHYDRDQCQPVYDFYSHISSEVNGHGVQNGWECHPVHLQYIDSGLPHGYLTELHPTPYHYGDVESLHHPLEATFAGPSTDIPPQGLYYQQQQQHSPAARCSTDEEDPGGRSPPLEVSEGEEAHSEHHAHCLGTVSRNNKKLRLYQFLLDLLRTGDMKDSIWWVDRERGMFQFSSKHKEALASRWGTQKGNRKKMTYQKMARALRNYGKTGEIQKVKRKLTYQFSGEVLQRLLPSNRRQYN is encoded by the exons ATGGAGAGCTATGTTATCACTTCT CCTTCAGAAGACTTGCTTCACTATGACCGTGATCAGTGTCAGCCAGTGTACGATTTCTATTCCCACATCAGCTCTGAAGTAAATGGCCATGGGG TACAGAATGGGTGGGAATGCCATCCTGTCCATTTGCAGTACATTGACAGTGGATTGCCTCATGGATATTTAACTGAGCTTCACCCTACCCCATATCATTATGGTGATGTGGAATCTCTGCATCACCCCTTAGAAGCAACATTTGCTGGACCTTCCACTGACATTCCTCCACAG GGCCTGTattaccagcagcagcagcagcactcccCTGCTGCCCGGTGCAGCACAGACGAGGAGGACCCAGGAGGCCGGAGCCCCCCATTAGAGGTGTCTGAGGGGGAGGAGGCACACTCAGAGCACCACGCCCACTGCCTGGGCACCGTATCCA GGAACAACAAGAAACTGCGACTGTACCAATTTTTGCTGGACCTACTGAGGACTGGGGATATGAAGGATAGCATCTGGTGGGTTGACAGAGAAAGGGGGATGTTCCAGTTCTCCTCCAAACACAAGGAAGCTCTAGCCAGCCGCTGGGGTACTCAGAAGGGCAACCGGAAAAAGATGACCTACCAAAAAATGGCCAGAGCCCTGAGAAATTATGGAAAAACAGGAGAAATTCAAAAGGTCAAACGAAAATTGACGTATCAATTCAGTGGAGAGGTACTGCAAAGACTACTACCCTCTAATAGAAGGCAGTATAACTAG